The following coding sequences are from one Streptomyces sp. NBC_01232 window:
- a CDS encoding D-Ala-D-Ala carboxypeptidase family metallohydrolase, producing the protein MTHRLFTPFLAVLLVAVSLFVTTVATAGAAHADGCFTWTRTLARGSSGADVTQLQIRVAGYPGSGGVLGIDGAFGPATAAAVTRFQQAYGLPANGVADSATFSKIYALQDNDCTPVNFSYAELNDCNTTWSGGAVSAATAKSNALRTMWKLQAMRHALGDAPITVTSGFRSRACNAAVGGAADSRHLYGDSADLAAGPHSLCKLAQAARNHGFAGILGPGYPGHDDHTHVDHRPSRFWSAPSCGI; encoded by the coding sequence ATGACCCATCGCCTCTTCACACCGTTCCTGGCCGTGCTGCTGGTCGCCGTGAGCCTGTTCGTCACCACCGTGGCCACGGCGGGAGCCGCCCATGCCGACGGCTGCTTCACCTGGACGCGCACCCTGGCACGGGGATCCTCCGGGGCGGACGTCACCCAGTTGCAGATCCGGGTCGCGGGCTATCCCGGCTCCGGAGGAGTCCTCGGCATCGACGGCGCCTTCGGCCCCGCGACAGCGGCCGCGGTCACCCGCTTCCAGCAGGCCTACGGGCTGCCCGCCAACGGCGTCGCCGACAGCGCCACCTTCAGCAAGATCTACGCCCTGCAGGACAACGACTGCACACCCGTCAACTTCTCGTACGCGGAACTGAACGACTGCAACACCACATGGTCCGGAGGCGCGGTCTCCGCTGCCACGGCCAAGTCCAACGCCCTGCGCACCATGTGGAAGCTGCAGGCCATGCGGCACGCGCTCGGCGATGCGCCGATCACAGTGACCAGCGGCTTCCGCTCACGCGCCTGCAACGCGGCGGTCGGCGGCGCAGCCGACAGCCGCCACCTGTACGGAGACTCGGCTGACCTCGCGGCCGGACCGCATTCCCTGTGCAAGCTGGCCCAGGCCGCACGCAACCACGGATTCGCCGGCATCCTCGGGCCGGGCTACCCGGGCCACGACGACCACACCCACGTGGACCACCGGCCGAGCCGATTCTGGTCGGCGCCCTCCTGCGGCATCTGA
- a CDS encoding peptidylprolyl isomerase, translating into MNRTLISTFAAVALVVSGGSVATASDGAPPRTTHGPCQYTQTPDEPPARTVPLPPDPRRTPSRGTVDMAVPTSRGALPLHLDRAKAPCTVQSFLHLARHGFYDRTVCHRLTAYPTLKVLQCGDPTGTGEGGPGYKYKDELPVDLPPAPTDPTGARRLYGRGLLAMANAGPGTNGSQFFVVYGDSALRPNYTVFGTVGADGLKTLDKVGAGGIEPTADDPAPVDGTPVLRTELLRVRPSCWH; encoded by the coding sequence ATGAACCGAACACTCATCAGTACATTCGCGGCCGTGGCGTTGGTCGTGTCCGGCGGGAGTGTCGCCACCGCTTCCGACGGCGCTCCGCCGCGCACCACGCACGGCCCTTGCCAGTACACGCAGACCCCGGACGAGCCACCGGCGCGCACTGTTCCGCTGCCGCCCGACCCGCGGCGCACCCCCAGTCGTGGCACGGTCGATATGGCTGTTCCGACCAGCCGGGGCGCGCTCCCGCTGCACTTGGACCGGGCCAAGGCGCCGTGCACGGTCCAGAGTTTCCTGCACCTGGCACGGCATGGGTTCTACGACCGCACGGTGTGCCACCGTCTGACGGCGTATCCGACGCTGAAGGTTCTGCAGTGCGGCGACCCGACCGGTACGGGTGAGGGCGGGCCCGGCTACAAGTACAAGGACGAGCTGCCGGTGGACCTGCCGCCGGCGCCGACCGATCCGACCGGCGCGCGCCGTCTCTATGGGCGCGGCCTGCTGGCGATGGCCAACGCCGGGCCGGGTACGAATGGTTCACAGTTCTTCGTCGTTTACGGCGACTCCGCGCTGCGACCGAACTACACGGTGTTCGGCACGGTCGGCGCCGACGGCCTCAAAACACTCGACAAAGTCGGCGCCGGAGGCATCGAGCCGACTGCGGACGACCCGGCACCGGTCGACGGCACCCCCGTGCTGCGGACCGAGCTGCTTCGCGTCCGGCCGTCCTGCTGGCATTGA